One Gordonia sp. SID5947 genomic region harbors:
- a CDS encoding exodeoxyribonuclease III encodes MRVATWNVNSVKQRIPRFLPWLDQRTPDVVCLQETKLSDDAFHDVLGADLAERGYQIAHVGQGQWNGVAILSRVGLDDVRSGFDGVPGFPDADSPTEARAVSATCGGVRVYSLYVPNGRVPDSDHYHYKLEWLARLRDSVAAASGPAGADNTMLCGDMNIAPTDADVFDPAAYAGHTHVTGPERRALADLDALGVRDVVRDRWPDDRVFSYWDYRAGMFHKDLGMRIDLILAGGPVADRVASAWIDRQARKGSKPSDHAPVIVDLDDAPDGDIGPVVPPPSNPAKRGAGKVKLPQSSE; translated from the coding sequence ATGCGTGTGGCGACCTGGAACGTGAACTCGGTGAAGCAGCGGATTCCGCGATTTCTGCCCTGGCTCGATCAGCGGACACCCGACGTGGTGTGTCTTCAGGAGACCAAGCTGTCCGACGACGCGTTCCACGACGTGCTGGGCGCGGACCTCGCCGAACGTGGCTACCAGATCGCCCATGTGGGGCAAGGTCAGTGGAACGGTGTCGCGATCCTGTCGCGGGTCGGCCTCGACGATGTCCGATCGGGTTTCGACGGCGTACCCGGATTCCCCGACGCGGATTCACCGACCGAGGCGCGTGCGGTCTCCGCGACCTGTGGCGGAGTCCGGGTGTACTCGCTGTACGTTCCGAACGGCCGGGTGCCCGACTCGGATCACTACCACTACAAACTCGAATGGCTGGCGCGCCTGCGCGACAGTGTCGCCGCCGCCTCGGGTCCGGCCGGCGCCGACAACACGATGCTCTGCGGCGACATGAACATCGCGCCGACCGATGCCGATGTGTTCGATCCGGCCGCCTACGCGGGGCACACGCACGTGACCGGGCCGGAGCGACGGGCGCTGGCCGATCTCGACGCGCTGGGTGTGCGTGATGTGGTCCGTGACCGGTGGCCCGACGACCGGGTCTTCAGTTACTGGGATTACCGGGCGGGGATGTTCCACAAGGATCTGGGGATGCGGATCGACCTGATTCTCGCGGGTGGACCGGTCGCCGATCGTGTCGCGTCGGCGTGGATCGACCGGCAGGCGCGGAAGGGCAGCAAACCCAGTGACCACGCACCGGTCATCGTCGATCTCGACGACGCGCCCGACGGCGACATCGGCCCGGTCGTGCCGCCGCCGTCGAATCCCGCGAAGCGTGGTGCCGGAAAGGTGAAACTGCCCCAGTCGTCCGAATGA
- the rpsL gene encoding 30S ribosomal protein S12, with translation MPTINQLVRKGRHDKAAKTKTAALKGSPQRRGVCTRVYTTTPKKPNSALRKVARVRLTSSVEVTAYIPGEGHNLQEHSMVLVRGGRVKDLPGVRYKVIRGSLDTQGVKDRKQARSRYGAKKGN, from the coding sequence GTGCCAACCATCAATCAGCTGGTCCGCAAGGGCCGTCACGACAAGGCCGCGAAGACCAAGACCGCGGCCCTCAAGGGGAGCCCGCAGCGTCGTGGCGTGTGCACCCGCGTCTACACCACCACCCCGAAGAAGCCGAACTCCGCGCTGCGAAAGGTCGCCCGTGTGCGCCTGACCAGCTCCGTCGAGGTCACCGCTTACATCCCGGGTGAGGGTCACAACCTTCAGGAGCACTCGATGGTGCTCGTCCGCGGTGGTCGTGTGAAGGACCTCCCGGGTGTTCGCTACAAGGTCATCCGCGGCTCGCTCGACACCCAGGGTGTCAAGGACCGTAAGCAGGCCCGTAGCCGTTACGGCGCGAAGAAGGGGAACTGA
- the rpsG gene encoding 30S ribosomal protein S7, which produces MPRKGPAPKRPLINDPVYGSPLVTQLVNKILLDGKKSTAERIVYQALEQAREKTGTDPVVTLKRALDNVKPTLEVKSRRVGGATYQVPIEVKPGRANTLALRWLVTFSRQRREKTMVERLANELLDASNGLGASVKRREDTHKMAEANRAFAHYRW; this is translated from the coding sequence ATGCCACGTAAAGGACCCGCACCCAAGCGCCCCCTGATCAACGACCCGGTCTACGGTTCGCCCCTGGTCACCCAGCTGGTCAACAAGATCCTGCTGGACGGCAAGAAGTCGACCGCCGAGCGCATCGTCTACCAGGCGCTCGAGCAGGCTCGCGAGAAGACCGGTACCGATCCCGTCGTCACCCTCAAGCGCGCACTCGACAACGTGAAGCCGACCCTCGAGGTGAAGAGCCGCCGCGTCGGTGGCGCCACCTACCAGGTGCCGATCGAGGTCAAGCCGGGCCGCGCGAACACCCTCGCACTGCGGTGGCTGGTGACCTTCAGCCGTCAGCGTCGCGAGAAGACCATGGTCGAGCGTCTCGCCAACGAGCTGCTCGACGCCAGCAACGGTCTCGGCGCTTCGGTCAAGCGTCGTGAGGACACCCACAAGATGGCCGAGGCCAACCGGGCGTTCGCGCACTACCGCTGGTGA
- the fusA gene encoding elongation factor G — translation MAQEVLSDLNKVRNIGIMAHIDAGKTTTTERILFYTGVNYKIGETHDGASTTDWMEQEKERGITITSAAVTCFWNNNQINIIDTPGHVDFTVEVERSLRVLDGAVAVFDGKEGVEPQSEQVWRQAEKYEVPRICFVNKMDKLGADFYFTVQTIKDRLGAKPLVLQLPIGAEDNFDGVVDLIEQKAITWRGTVAIGAEPTIEEIPADLVDKVAEYREQLLETVAESDEELMEKYFGGEELTVDEIKAAIRKLTVTRELYPVLCGSAFKNKGVQPMLDAVIDYLPSPLDVPSVEGHAVGNEEEVLSRKPSSEEPFSALAFKIAAHPFFGKLTFVRVYSGHVTPGTQVLNATKGKKERIGKLFQMHANKENPVDEAWAGHIYAMIGLKDTTTGDTLCDSNAPIVLESMSFPDPVINVSIEPKTKSDQEKLGTAIQKLAEEDPTFTVSLNDETGQTVIGGMGELHLDVLVDRMKREFKVEANVGKPQVAYRETIRKTVDKHEFTHKKQTGGSGQFAKVIIKLEPLVDAEDGATYEFDNAVTGGRVPREYIPSVDAGAQDAMQYGVLAGYPLVNLKVTLLDGQYHDVDSSEMAFKIAGSQALKEAARMASPVILEPIMAVEVTTPEDYMGDVIGDLNSRRGQIQAMEERSGARVVKAQVPLSEMFGYIGDLRSKTQGRANYSMVFDSYAEVPANVSKEIIAKATGE, via the coding sequence GTGGCACAGGAAGTGCTCAGCGACCTGAACAAGGTTCGCAACATCGGCATCATGGCCCACATCGATGCCGGCAAGACCACCACCACCGAGCGAATCCTCTTCTACACCGGTGTGAACTACAAGATCGGTGAAACCCACGACGGTGCCTCGACCACCGACTGGATGGAGCAGGAGAAGGAGCGGGGGATCACCATCACCTCCGCCGCGGTGACGTGCTTCTGGAACAACAACCAGATCAACATCATCGACACCCCCGGTCACGTCGACTTCACCGTCGAGGTCGAGCGCAGCCTGCGTGTCCTCGACGGCGCCGTTGCCGTCTTCGACGGCAAGGAAGGCGTCGAGCCGCAGTCGGAGCAGGTCTGGCGTCAGGCGGAGAAGTACGAGGTTCCTCGTATCTGCTTCGTCAACAAAATGGACAAGCTCGGTGCGGACTTCTACTTCACCGTGCAGACGATCAAGGACCGCCTCGGCGCGAAGCCGTTGGTCCTGCAGCTCCCGATCGGTGCCGAGGACAACTTCGACGGCGTCGTCGACCTGATCGAGCAGAAGGCGATCACCTGGCGCGGCACCGTCGCGATCGGCGCAGAGCCGACGATCGAGGAGATCCCCGCCGATCTCGTCGACAAGGTTGCCGAGTACCGCGAGCAGCTTCTCGAGACCGTCGCCGAGAGTGACGAAGAGCTCATGGAGAAGTACTTCGGTGGCGAGGAACTCACCGTCGACGAGATCAAGGCCGCCATCCGGAAGCTGACCGTCACGCGGGAGCTGTACCCCGTGCTGTGCGGTTCTGCGTTCAAGAACAAGGGTGTCCAGCCGATGCTGGACGCAGTGATCGACTACCTGCCGTCGCCGCTCGACGTCCCCTCGGTCGAGGGCCACGCCGTTGGCAACGAGGAAGAGGTCCTCTCGCGCAAGCCGTCCTCGGAGGAGCCGTTCTCGGCTCTCGCGTTCAAGATCGCGGCGCACCCGTTCTTCGGCAAGCTGACCTTCGTCCGCGTGTACTCCGGCCACGTGACGCCGGGCACCCAGGTGCTCAACGCCACCAAGGGCAAGAAGGAGCGCATCGGCAAGCTCTTCCAGATGCATGCCAACAAGGAGAACCCGGTCGACGAGGCCTGGGCCGGTCACATCTACGCGATGATCGGTCTGAAGGACACCACGACCGGTGACACCCTGTGCGATTCGAATGCACCGATCGTGCTCGAGTCGATGAGCTTCCCGGACCCGGTCATCAACGTCTCGATCGAGCCGAAGACCAAGTCCGACCAGGAGAAGCTCGGCACCGCGATCCAGAAGCTCGCCGAAGAGGACCCGACCTTCACGGTGTCCCTCAACGACGAGACCGGCCAGACCGTCATCGGCGGTATGGGCGAGCTGCACCTCGACGTCCTGGTCGACCGCATGAAGCGGGAGTTCAAGGTCGAGGCCAATGTCGGCAAGCCGCAGGTCGCGTACCGCGAGACCATCCGCAAGACCGTCGACAAGCACGAGTTCACCCACAAGAAGCAGACGGGTGGCTCGGGGCAGTTCGCCAAGGTCATCATCAAGCTCGAGCCGCTCGTGGACGCCGAGGACGGCGCCACCTACGAGTTCGACAATGCTGTCACCGGTGGTCGTGTCCCGCGTGAGTACATCCCGTCGGTGGATGCCGGCGCGCAGGACGCGATGCAGTACGGCGTGCTCGCCGGTTACCCGCTGGTCAACTTGAAGGTCACCCTGCTCGACGGTCAGTACCACGACGTCGACTCCTCGGAGATGGCCTTCAAGATCGCCGGTTCGCAGGCCCTCAAGGAGGCCGCGCGGATGGCGAGCCCGGTCATCCTGGAGCCGATCATGGCCGTCGAGGTCACGACTCCGGAGGACTACATGGGTGACGTGATCGGCGACCTGAACTCCCGCCGTGGCCAGATCCAGGCCATGGAGGAGCGCAGTGGTGCCCGTGTCGTGAAGGCACAGGTTCCGCTGTCGGAGATGTTCGGCTACATCGGAGACCTTCGGTCGAAGACCCAGGGCCGGGCAAACTACTCCATGGTGTTCGACTCCTACGCGGAAGTTCCCGCGAACGTGTCGAAGGAGATCATCGCGAAGGCAACCGGCGAGTAG